TCTGGTTCCTCGCTTTTGTGTCCTCATTTGATTTTTGCCCTTTTTGCAtgccttttgtttttaaattttttccctGGGATTTATGCGCTATTACAGTTTGGTCCACGTTGAAATGCTGCGTACAGGGGGCAGGGGATAATTTACGTTTTCAATCCTTATACATTCACACGCATTGCGTTTTGGTCCTCAATTCTATTTTAATGATTTGTTTTGTATATAAACTGtccctttgattttgtttttctttcaattaaGTCTTAGttgttatttttaaagaataaacattttttttgttgatttcacactgctctttttttttagtttttttatgtacgtatttgtttattttaaacactttcaTGTATTATggtactttaatatatatattatttatgttaggCTTTTTCCATTTCATATATTATACATGTCTATATTTTTACTATGTATATTACTCCTATGTATTATTCATTTTGAAACTTCATTTATGCATTATTATATAATCTATTTTTTGTACATTTCTAATTCcatgtaaattatttattttatggtattgattttaaaattcattcGTATGATACtgttttattatattacttatttgtgttttttaagttttatatccATTATTTGTTTAAAAGTTTTGGTGTTACCCCTATAGTAGTGtctaatgtttttaaaaaaatttcctatCTTTCCTattgttcattttattttaaagcttgatattttatttgggtattttgcTTGGAACCTCTTTTAAGTTGGCGGTTAActcattaatttattatattatttttatcattttttactactattgtacattattattattttgggttacttttttaaaaaaaaatatctttatatgatattcattttttttatctattttattaaaagttaattattttaaatatagtttattatacttattattatttattatttatcattattgTTAGCTTagcatcattattattttaattttactattattatatttagtaataCTATTGATATATTGCTATTATTGTCAtgtttattattatcatatttatgacTATTGTTGtttccattttttattatttattgaaaacttttttttatattaatataggGTGTAGCATGATTCGCATATTGTCATTTCTATGTCATCCATCATTATTTATCGTTTTTCCTCCccaaattttaattgttttagttcttttattCCATGATGTATTCTCAACTTGTTTTAACATAAAAACAATTTTCTATACTTAATCGTTTTAAAAAAACGTGTCTTACCGTATTGGGTTCGTCTTTTTTTATTCGatttaagtattttattcaaCATTTTGTTCCCAAATAGTTTTTAATAAAGGCAATTTTCTATACTTAATCGTTTTAAAAAACGTATCCTATCGTACTGGGTTTCATTTTTATTCGATTTAAGTATTCGAATATCCTTCTtaatcaatttattctttaaattttctccTAAACAATGGCAATTTTCTATATTTGGAAGCTCGAAAAATTGTACCCTACCGTATTGGGTCTCGGTTTTTGTTCGATTCAAACATTCGAATATCCTTCTTATTGAATTTCTCCAAGTTTTAAAAAGTGGAGGCAGTGttctatatttaaaaaattcgaaAAATCATGCCCTGCCATACTGGGCTGTGGCTTTACGTTTGATTTAAATATCCGAATaccttttcttaaaaaaaaataaagtgctcgaatgttttaaataaaagacaAGCTCATAATCGGGGGTCAAAAACGATATGTCCTACCGTATTGGACGTGACGTTTTACCTTGAAGCGAGATGGTATTTAACTCATGTTTAAATTACTCAAATGTTTCAAAAAGGATGATcgtactttaaaatattttcaaatttttaattttcgacattaagaaataaattaatcaaTGAAGTACTAATTTTGAGCGTattgggtgtaacaccccttaaccctaaaccatcaccagattagggttacggagcattatcggacaTATTGGACAACTTagaaataattcataaataaataacattcatAGCATAGTTTAACTTTTAAGTCTTTATaatagaccctcgaggcccaaaatacgtatTAGGAGTGGaacgatttttttttcaaaatttcggcagcatttctgcttattttgtataaaaccccctgcaagttcaaaccaaaaacaaccaataccatatATACTATATAAACTTTTGTACCATTTCATtagtataaacattaaaaatactaattaccatttttttttacaacaaaaGTCTTGTAACGTTCTGATATGATCAAAATAACACCTttgtacatgccacttttaattcaaaatatggtacctacttatgaagctcttgaggatgtgatgagatgagagatcTTCTAGTCGACGCTACCTCTTCGAGTCTAACTGTACCTATGCGTTAAAATTAAACGCGTTAAGCCGGTGAAGGCTTAGTAAGTACtacaagattttttttaaaattaattttatttagatgTTTATATTGTAGTATagaattatttagaaataaaaatgtaatatatatgtatatatttaaatttataagtaaataaataataataatagattatgGAATTATGAAATTTGAAGAGAAAATTATAATTGGAGAATATAAGAAATTATATTGTTTGAACATTAAGTAATAATGTTGTGACAAAAGTATATGTGTGAAAAAAGATGTGATATTTGTGAATTGTGTAATatgtactaaattgtaatgatGAAGAAATGAAAAATCTTTTTCGAGATATTTATgtaaagtatttaaatgtatgaaattcaattttaatgcccaagtagatgAATCTAGAACTACTTGGatttagtggcatgccattaaggaactctagcgcgctctctgattattagcacattagtgCTCTCTGTACTATTATTAGCACGTTAagtgctctctgtttagcacatttgtgctctcTGTTCGTTTGTGCATAATAATACACTtctgtatttgttccgtatatccAGTGTGTTCTATTAAGTCTACTTTGGGCTAAAGTTATAAGTTGTGAATCAAAGCGAATTATCAATGTACTAAGGTAAGTTTTATaacttattaataataaattaaattttgttattataagaTACAACTAAAGAaacttatatgcatataaatatatattgatcaaaatggattataatattttaaatgggaTTTATTTGCCTATTTATTCTTGTAGTGCTTACTAAGCCTTCACCGGCTTAACACGTTTAATTTAACGCGTAGGTACAGTTAGACTCGAAGAGGTAGCGTCGACTAGAAgatctctcatctcatcacatcctcaagagcttcataagtaggtaccatattttgaattaaaagtgTCATGTACAAAGGTGTTATTTTGATCACATCAGAACGTTACAAGacttttgtaaattttgaaagtcagaacagaggatactttaattaataaactgtactaattggcccaataaaaaattctagaaaaaaattagtaaatagatatatgagtctagattcagggaaaatttacggatcttgatttcgagtttcgtaactcgagatatgatttttcttgtaactgtgacgcgagtagctagaagctgtgaatgtagaaacaaatgatttgaagttcttaaattgataaattatgtttggtaacccctcaagctcgactccggtgatggtctcgggcgtgggggcgttacattgggggtgctaatccttcttcatacgtaactgactcccgagcctattttctcaaaattcgtagaccaaaatgttttataaggtggcCCAATCACAccataaaaaggattggtggcgactccgtatcttcgttttcaaaagtcgattccccgtttttaaaaaaaatgatttcgatACTTAACATTGAAGATTCAAGATTATATACTCAAAAGAATTTAAGTTTCGTAgacaattattttatataagttatttgagttaattttgTTAAAGATAATctagaaacataaaataaatttttaaaatttaaaaggagaaTTATAGTAATAAAATGGTTGACATTATGAGCGGACAAtttcttttaacaatttattaatttattttaatatttgaaatttgaaaaataaaatttcaatattgaaaaaataatttcaacaatgggataaacaaatatattttgacaaaaaaattgtattattttagtttcttttgctttttcacttcaatctttaatttttttttacctcaatcaatacttaaaaaaaaaaatcttggggtgaccaaaataaaaacgaCCTAAAAGTAGGGTAACTACaatgaaagtgtaaacatgatgtGGTGTGTACAGTTAACCTAGAGGTTTAACGCttaggtgactaaaatgaaagcatCCTAAAATTTGAGTGACCATATTacaataatttcattttaagtgaccaaaatgaaaacactCTAAAAATTAAGTGATCAACTAGAAAATTTACCctagaataaaataataagtgttGATTTGGACAACATAATGGGTTTTCGTTTGTTTAATAAAAATGTTCTTCGGTGTACCAAGACTCAGTCACAGCTCCTgttttcgtttcttctataagttTATATATTGTTTTACTTAATCCTTAGGAACATTTCTAGCTCGCTTCAACCTCTAATGTcattaaagtttaaataaaattagaataagCTAAATGTCGTAAGCCTGGAAATACTAAAACATGGCTtggaaaataaatattaaaaaaataatattcgtGAGGAACATCCTCGTTTTAATTTGGGAGGTATGGAAGATTTGATTATATAATGAAGTAGTAAAGTTGACTAAACCAAAGTATGGAAACTATTTTTGTAATAGATAATATTTTGTGGCAAAACATTGTCATTATGGTCCCAACGAAATTCAACCTTGATGATATATTTTGTgacatatatcatattttattgaCAAAGACACCCACGAAAGAATTCCCATCATTTTCCTATATTATATTCTCATTCTCTCTCAATCCCGCTGGAATGAAGTTGAAATGTCAtccaatatattttataattaatgtcATCGAATTTTCACAACAATCCAAACCAAAAAACCAACTGTATCATAAACACAAAAGTAAATGCAAATAGTCAATGCCTCACCTCATTGATTGGACGATTCAACATGTATACAACATACGAAAATGTTGGAGATTTCGACCAGCCTTTTCTGTCTGCCCTATGACACTATTTTGTGAATCCATCTATCCAAACACTTGATTCTTCTGATGGCTTTGGGTATCCTTCCTCTCATTTCCTTTCTACTTTTGCTGCCTGTTTGGGCTGATGCTCAAACTGTTGGTAGTGTAACGGTGGGTGCTTTTCTCTCTGCTGATGAAACTCAGATTCATGGGTGTCTCCCTCAGGTGATTTTGCCTTTGGTTTTCACCAACTCAGCAACAACAAGAATCTCTTCTTGCTTGCTATCTGGTATAACAGAATACCAGAAAAAACTCTTGTTTGGTATGCAAATGGGCGACAGGCCCGCACCAAGGGGATCAAAGTTACAGATAACTGCTGATAGGGGGTTTGTTCTTAATAGTCCTCAAGGGGAACAGCTATGGAATAGTGAGACCAGGAGCGAGGCTGTTGATAGAGGTATTATGGATGATAGTGGTAATTTTATGCTTCTAGGAAGTAATTCTATACTCTGGGAGAGCTTCAAAGATCCTGCGGATACTGTGTTGCCATCACAAATACTTGATAAGGGGGTAGCCCTTTCGTCCTGGCAATCGGAGACCAACTTTTCCAAGGGGAGGTTTCAAATGGTTTTGCAATCAGATGGTGATCTTGTTCTTGCTACTGTAAACTTGCCCAGTAAACATGTTAATGACCCTTACTATAAAATTGTCACTGCTGGAGATTCCAATTCATCCAGTCCTGGTTTCCAGTTAATCTTCAATGAATCAGGCTACTTGTTTGTTttgagagaaaatgaagaaagaTCCGTTCTAACACCTACAATAACTGGCTCAGCTAAAGACTTATACTACAGAGCAACTCTCGATTGCGACGGAGTTTTCACACTCTACTCTCACCCCAAGGCTTCCACTGGGAATGATACGTGGACTAGTCTTTGGTCTGAGCCTGAGAATATTTGCACATAAACTCCTGTTGGTGCAAGTAGCGGCGTGTGTGGTTTCAACAGTATATGCAGTCTCAACGAGGACAAGAGGCCGAGTAGTAGATGTCCCAGGGGTTATGCTTTAGTTGATCCAAGTAACCAGTATGGCAATTGCAAGCCTAACTTCACTCTGAGTTGTGAAGAAGAGCCAGGTCCCGTGGAAGACCTGTATGAGTTTGAAGTGCTAACAAATGTGGGTTGGCCGCTAGGTGATTATGCACTCTTGGAGCCATTTACTGAAGACCAATTCAGACAATCTTGCTTGCATGACTGTATATGTGCCGTCGCCATTTTCAGAGAAGGTGTTAAGTGTTGGAAGAAGAGGCTACCACTGACGAATGGAAGACCCGTTCACAGTCACTTTGGGGCAAAAGCTTTTCTCAAAGTTAGGAAAGGAGATCGACCTCCTTTCTGTCCTTATTTTCCCAATCAAGAAAATAAGAATCAGGAAACTTAATTTGATCCTTGCATTACCAGTACTTCTAGGCATGTCtgtgttctttattttcattCTGGATACCGCAACTTGTCTAGGATTTTACTTCATCAACCAAAAGAGACTCAAACTATTGCCAAAGAATGAAGTTGCCGTGGAAACAAATTTGCGTACTTTTACTTACGAAGAGCTTGCCAATGCTACAAATGAGTTCAAAGAAGACTTAAGAAGGGGATCTTTCGGTATTGGTTATAAAGGGACGTTACCTGCGAGTTATGTCAGTCAGGTAGCTGTGAAAAGATTGAATACTGTGGTACATGATCATGCTGAGAAAGAATTCAAGACTGAAGTGCATGTAATTGGTCAAACGCATCACAGGAACCTCGTCCGATTGCTCGGATTCTGTGATGATGGAGATAATAGGTTACTGGTTTATGAGTACTTGAGCAATGGCAGTCTAGCAAGCTTCCTTTTCTGTGGCTCAAGGCCTAGTTGGAGCCAAAGAACTCAGATTGCTTTGGGGATTGCAAGAGGGCTCCTCTACTTGCATGAAGAATGCAGCACGCAGATTATTCACTGTGATATAAAGCCTCAGAACATTCTGCTAGATGAGCATTACAATGCAAAGATTTCAGACTTTGGATTGGCAAAGCTTTTGTTAATGAACCAGAGCCATACTAATACTGCTATTCGAGGAACCAAAGGATACGTGGCAGCGGAGTGGTTTAGGAACCTGCCGATAACCGTGAAGGTGGATGTTTATAGCTTAGGAGTGCTGCTGCTGGAACTCACTTGTTGCCGAAAAAGTGTAGACATGGAGAGCGACATGGAAGAGAGAGCAATTTTAACTGACTGGGCTTATGACTGCTACTGCGAAGGCGCATTAGATGCACTAGTTGAAAACGACATTGATGCCTTGAATGACATAGGAAAAGTAGAGAAGTTTGTGCAAGTTGCCATCTGGTGTATTCAAGAAGATCCGTCGCTGAGAGCCACCATGAGAGCAGTCTCACAGATGCTTGAAGGAGTTGGAAATCCCTTTTCCACCATGCCTATGCCCATGCCCATATCCATACCATATGCTTTAGCTTCATGAAATTCTGTCGTCTTTTGTTTCAGTATGTCTAAATACTACACAAGGAATAAGTTTTTAGTTTAgtctttcttttttcctcttatCTGTAGGCTTAATTTCAATTGAAACTATTGATTTCAGTTTCCCGCAATAATTGCGAGTCAAGGTTACTGCTAATATTTACAGGACTTTTTGATTGCTTGCTTCAGAAAAGCTAAAAGATCTACAACAACCCTGAAAattttacacacatatatacataatttagatatattattatgGTTTAATATTTGTTAGATTGATAgtgtgtatttttatttcacaatatttttacaaatttgttatgtattttttaagtattttattatatttttataggatatatataaattattaattttatttaccaaatttaaaaattctattaacaatataataaattatattttattatttatttattcgtttTCATGTTGCTTTTGTGAATAAAAGTCAAATTAGATTCCTATATAGTGAGGTGAGGAAGAGTGAATTTACGAGTAATTTAAcctttgttttattaaaattgaaCTTTTAGGGTCCAATATTAAAACTTTTTTACCGAACAAGGTCTGTTTTAGATTCGTTTAGGAGTGGATTCATGCATGCACGGAATTACTGCTTGAAGTTTCGTAATCTGCATGCAACGTAAATAAGGTATAAAGGGGCCGATGTGgcgattaatatatatatttttatagtttttagtagggtgaatataaaaaaattttaaaaaaaattaaattttgagttaattaaattaatttattcaatttttcgaGTCAATTCAATATTGAGTTAATGgagttcaaattaaatttaattttataattcgaataactcaaataacataTTAATGTAAATACGTCTTTGgtcctatcaattttgaaaatgagttaaTTCACATCTCTcacaactaaaattaaaaaaatatatatataatttttaaaattcaaaatatttataataattccagaatttatattttaataaaatttaaaaaaattaagaactttaaagaaaaatctaaagagtatataaataaagttataaaaatttttaaaaaatctaaaataataattttgggacctaaataagtaaattaacaaTAGAAGTTTATtatactaaagtatttttttttcttatttgccTTTGAAAgagtttcaaatatatatggttcaAAATTATGTGCTTGAATATGGAATtaattatatattgtaacaatattttaatttgtcatgtttaattttttttaatttaattcgattcaactcgacttaaaatttatttcactcgactcgatttgaattttttcaaatcgagttaggatgataagaTGAGACTAACCAACtcgattaattcaaaatttttcactcgattcaattGAATGCTTACACTTAATTTTTAGACTTCATAAAGTTAGGGGTTGACAAatatattgtttaaaaaatagagaCATGTCATTTCTTAATGCTACTTCTTCTAGTGTATCAAATAGCAGCtcataattttttaacaaatcTATTGatgaatatattaatatatattaatacaaaaaattgtttcattaatatatatttaggaattaaatttgtttaatttacttaaaacaaatcatttaagaattttattttactcatagtAGGAACTTAACAATGAGagtgaaatagtaaaaatattaattattatgaaaGTGTGTAAATTTTATTTGAGTTTTACATAATGTAATggtataattatatgttaatttcattattatgGGTAAAGTTATCTGGTAAAATTTCTAGATGATTCTTTTGTTTTACATGTTTTTTGGGGGGTAAGAAAAGGAGAGCAAGCTCATAACTACAGAACACTGGTCAACTCCGGACTTACTAATAGCACCGTCGTACGTAACAGTCATTAAGCAACAGATTGCAAACTCCTTCGGGTGGATGCTCAAAACGCTGCAGCAGGGAATGCATTGGCAGCTGTGGCTCCTGCTATATAATTATAGGCAACATATATGAGTGAACCTCAGTTGCAAAGCTCAACGATGTCTCTCAGTAGTTGTCCCCTGAGTTGTTTCCTTCGATTAAATTTATCTCCGAAAAATTGTCACACCCCAGCTCGATCATGTGAAAGCCAGCATCCCAAGCAACAAGCGTCGCCCATAGTTCAGCTTTAATCACTGAGCTTACCCCGATTTTAATGCAATTTCTACGTAGCTTTATGGTTTGTCATGATATTAACTCTACTATTAAAGGACAAAACTTTTTTgctcatgaaattttaattaaaaaaagttccaataattttttttgggtaCATGTTCCAATATTTTCTACAACCAAATCTTACACTTTAGTCTGGTAGTGTTTGCATTTTGACtggttgttttgttttttattttctccATTTCATTTAATGTTTCTGGAAGCACTATTTACTCCGATTGACAAGTTGACTCCTCAAGTGTTTCTTATGTTACTGTTATTAGTCTGAAATAATTATTTCCCCCACTTAGACGGTCACTGAAGACTCTAAATTCTTACAAAGGAGaaaaagtattatttatttattaattattattattcctgCATGGTCATAGACTTAATTTTTGACAGGTGTTGCCCCCTTCTGGCTACAACATTTATTcgatttacaaattataaatattttttaaaataaataataaaaatttataaactcttaataaaattatttataaattatatgtggttgcaataataattaatattgactaAATTAGATTCGTCATGGTACAACCTTTATGATGTTGACAAGATACAACGTGTAAAACGAACGAAAATGTTGAAATTTCTACCATCCATCTCTATTTCAGCAAGCCTATGACAGGACGCAGGAGTTTCTCTTGATGTAAGCAAATTCAACAACTTTTGTCAAGTTATAAGCTTAAAATATCTATCATTCTTTAGCTTCACTAATTTTACGAATCCATCTATCCAAAAACTTGTTTCTTCTGATGGCTTTGGGAATCTTTCCTCTCATTGCCTTTCTACTTTTGCTGCCTGTTTGGGCTGATGCTCAAACTGTTGGTAATGTAACGGTGGGTGCTTCTCTCTCTGCTCATGAAAACTCCCATCCATGGGTTTCTCCCTCAGGTGATTTTGCCTTTGGTTTTCACCAACTCAGAAATAACAAGAATCTCTTCTTGCTCGCTATCTGGTATAATAAAATACCAGAAAACACTCTTGTTTGGTATGCAAATGGCGACAGCCCCGCACCAAGGGGATCAAAGTTACAGCTTGCTGACAGAGGGTTTGTTCTTAATAGTCCCCAAGGGGAACAGCTATGGAATAGTGAGACCAGGAGTGGGGTTGTTGATAGCGGTATTATGGATGACAGTGGTAATTTTAAGCTTCTTGGAGGTAGTTCTATACTTTGGGAGAGCTTCAAAGATCCTGCGGATACTGTGTTGCCATCACAGATACTTGATAAGGGGGTAGCCCTATCATCCCGGCAATCGGAGACCAACTTTTCCAAGGGGAGGTTTCAAATGGTTTTGCAATCAGATGGTGATCTTGTTCTTGCTACCGTAAACTTGCCTAGTAAACATGTTAATGACCCTTATTATAAAAGTGGGACTGCTGGAGATCCCAATTCATCCAGTCCTGGTTTCCAATTAGCCTTCAATGAATCAGGCTACTTGTTTGTTTCaagagaaaatgaagaaagaTCCGTTCTAACACCTACAATAACAGGCTCAGCTAAAGACTTTTACTACAGAGCAACTCTCGATTTCGACGGAGTTTTCACACTATACTCTCACCCTAAGGCTTCCACCGGAAAGATTGCAAGCTGGACTGCTCTTTGGTCTGAGCCTGATAATATTTGCACAGCAGCTCCTGTTGGTGCAAGTAGCGGCGTCTGTGGTTTCAACAGTATATGCAGTCTCAACGCGGAGAAGAGGCCGAGTTGTGGATGTCCCAGGAGTTATACTTTAATTGATCCAAGTAACCAGTATGGCAATTGCAAGCCTAACTTCACTCAGAATTATGAACAAGAACCAGCTCCTGCGGAAGACCTGTATGAGTTTGAAGAGCTTACAAATGTGGATTGGCCACTAGCTGATTATGCACTCTTGGAGCCTTTTACTGAAGACCAATGCAGAGAATCTTGCTTGCATGACTGTATGTGTGCCGTTGCCATTTTTAGACTAGGTGATAAATGTTGGAAGAAGAAGCTACCACTGTCAAATGGAAGACTCGATCCCGGTCTTGATGGTGGAAAAGCTCTTCTCAAAGTTAGGAAAGGGGGTCGACCTCCCTTCTGTCCTTATTTTCCCAATCAAGAAACGCAGAAGAACAAGAACAAGGAAACTCTGACCCTTGCATTATCAGCACTTGGTGGCTCTGTATTCTTGAATTTCATTTTGATTGCTGTGACTTGTCTAGGATTTTACTGTATCtaccaaaagaaacaaaaacccTTGCCAGTGAATGAAGTTATCGTGGAAACAAATTTGCGGTCTTTTACTTACAAAGAGCTTGTGGATGCTACAAATGAGTTCAAAGAAGAATTAGGAAGGGGAGCTTTCGGCATTGTTTACAAAGGGACATTACAAATGAGTTATGTCACTCAGGTTGCTGTGAAAAGATTGATCAATACTTTGGTACAGGGTCATCATGACAAAGAATTCAAGACTGAAGTGAATGTAATCGGTCAAACGCATCACAGGAACCTCGTCCGATTGCTCGGATTCTGTGATGATGGAGATAATAGGTTACTGGTTTATGAGTACTTGAGCAATGGCAGTCTAGCAAGCTTCCTTTTCGGTGGCTCAAGGCCTAGTTGGAACCAAAGAATTCAGATTGCTTTGGGGATTGCAAGAGGGCTCCTCTACTTGCATGAAGAATGCAGCACGCAGATTATTCACTGTGATGTAAAGCCTCAGAACATTCTGCTAGATGAGCATTACAATGCAAAGATTTCAGACTTTGGATTGGCAAAGCTTTTGGTAATGAACCAGAGCCATACCAATACCGTTATTCGAGGAACCAAAGG
The sequence above is drawn from the Gossypium hirsutum isolate 1008001.06 chromosome A05, Gossypium_hirsutum_v2.1, whole genome shotgun sequence genome and encodes:
- the LOC107960862 gene encoding G-type lectin S-receptor-like serine/threonine-protein kinase LECRK3; its protein translation is MALGIFPLIAFLLLLPVWADAQTVGNVTVGASLSAHENSHPWVSPSGDFAFGFHQLRNNKNLFLLAIWYNKIPENTLVWYANGDSPAPRGSKLQLADRGFVLNSPQGEQLWNSETRSGVVDSGIMDDSGNFKLLGGSSILWESFKDPADTVLPSQILDKGVALSSRQSETNFSKGRFQMVLQSDGDLVLATVNLPSKHVNDPYYKSGTAGDPNSSSPGFQLAFNESGYLFVSRENEERSVLTPTITGSAKDFYYRATLDFDGVFTLYSHPKASTGKIASWTALWSEPDNICTAAPVGASSGVCGFNSICSLNAEKRPSCGCPRSYTLIDPSNQYGNCKPNFTQNYEQEPAPAEDLYEFEELTNVDWPLADYALLEPFTEDQCRESCLHDCMCAVAIFRLGDKCWKKKLPLSNGRLDPGLDGGKALLKVRKGGRPPFCPYFPNQETQKNKNKETLTLALSALGGSVFLNFILIAVTCLGFYCIYQKKQKPLPVNEVIVETNLRSFTYKELVDATNEFKEELGRGAFGIVYKGTLQMSYVTQVAVKRLINTLVQGHHDKEFKTEVNVIGQTHHRNLVRLLGFCDDGDNRLLVYEYLSNGSLASFLFGGSRPSWNQRIQIALGIARGLLYLHEECSTQIIHCDVKPQNILLDEHYNAKISDFGLAKLLVMNQSHTNTVIRGTKGYVAAEWFRNLPITVKVDVYSFGVLLLELTCCRRSVDMESDMEERAILTEWAYDCYCGGTLDVLVENDIDALNDIAKVERFVQVAIWCIQEDPSLRPNMRAVSQMLEGVVEVPIPPCPCPYAFTA
- the LOC121229541 gene encoding LOW QUALITY PROTEIN: G-type lectin S-receptor-like serine/threonine-protein kinase RLK1 (The sequence of the model RefSeq protein was modified relative to this genomic sequence to represent the inferred CDS: inserted 2 bases in 1 codon), whose protein sequence is MSVFFIFILDTATCLGFYFINQKRLKLLPKNEVAVETNLRTFTYEELANATNEFKEDLRRGSFGIGYKGTLPASYVSQVAVKRLNTVVHDHAEKEFKTEVHVIGQTHHRNLVRLLGFCDDGDNRLLVYEYLSNGSLASFLFCGSRPSWSQRTQIALGIARGLLYLHEECSTQIIHCDIKPQNILLDEHYNAKISDFGLAKLLLMNQSHTNTAIRGTKGYVAAEWFRNLPITVKVDVYSLGVLLLELTCCRKSVDMESDMEERAILTDWAYDCYCEGALDALVENDIDALNDIGKVEKFVQVAIWCIQEDPSLRATMRAVSQMLEGVXEIPFPPCLCPCPYPYHML
- the LOC121203409 gene encoding G-type lectin S-receptor-like serine/threonine-protein kinase RLK1; this translates as MALGILPLISFLLLLPVWADAQTVGSVTVGAFLSADETQIHGCLPQVILPLVFTNSATTRISSCLLSGITEYQKKLLFGMQMGDRPAPRGSKLQITADRGFVLNSPQGEQLWNSETRSEAVDRGIMDDSGNFMLLGSNSILWESFKDPADTVLPSQILDKGVALSSWQSETNFSKGRFQMVLQSDGDLVLATVNLPSKHVNDPYYKIVTAGDSNSSSPGFQLIFNESGYLFVLRENEERSVLTPTITGSAKDLYYRATLDCDGVFTLYSHPKASTGNDTWTSLCGVCGFNSICSLNEDKRPSSRCPRGYALVDPSNQYGNCKPNFTLSCEEEPGPVEDLYEFEVLTNVGWPLGDYALLEPFTEDQFRQSCLHDCICAVAIFREGVKCWKKRLPLTNGRPVHSHFGAKAFLKVRKGDRPPFCPYFPNQENKNQET